AAAATTATATACGACGAATCTTCAGGACTTTATGCGGGGGAACAGTCGTTTCTGGATTGGCGTGAACAGACCTATCCCTATCGCACAAGAGATAACGTTACACTTATCGCGCAGTCCAAATCGCTCTCCACAAACGTGCTGCATTACAATGTCCTGAAGTTTGCTGCAAAGCTGGCAGAAAGGAATGATTCGCCTCTCCAGAAGAAGTATTCTGATTGGTCAGAATCGCTGAGAAAAAGGATAAATGAAAAATTCTACCTCAAAGATAAGGAGCATTACAGCTCGCTTATAATTGAGGGTGATATGACCTTTAAAACATGCCGCAGGGATCTGCTGGGCGAATCTTTAGCGGTCCTCTGCGGCGTGGCTGATGAGAAAATCGCTGAAAAAATTGTTGAGAATTATCCCACAGGCAAATTCGGGCCACCGGTGGTTTGGCCGCAGGATAAGAGAGTGGCGATATATCACAATCACGGGATCTGGCCTTTTGTAACTGCATACAGATTGAAGGCTGCAAAAATAGCACAAAATTCAAAGGCAGTGAATCAGGCAGTTCATTCGCTGGTTTCGCAGGCAGCGCTCAATTTGTCAAATATGGAGAACTACGACTTTGCTTCCGGCCTTGCCTATGCAGAGTCTAACGGAATAAAAGGCCCTGTTATCAATTCGAGAAGACAGCTATGGTCTGTCGCCGGCTATATCGGTATGGTGCAGGATGTTATATTCGGATTTGAGCCCGGCTTTCGATCGCTGAAGATTAATCCTTGCGTAACAGGCTGGATACACAGTAATCTCTTTAGAGCCAGTAATAAGGTTCAGCTCAAAGGTCTTGAATACCATGGCAGGGTTATTAATATCACCCTCCATCTCCCTGATAAACCATCTTCCGGCAGCTGGTATTCGGTGGACGAGATAAAACTGAATTCCCAAAAACTTAACTCCTCTCGGGTACTTGAAAGCCAGCTTGCAAAGATTAACAATTTTGACATTAAACTTCTGCCTGAGCAGTCTTTAAAGGACAAAATCAATAATATCAAGAATCTTTCCGGCAGCGTGATATTCGCTCCCCAAACCCCAAAAAAAGTTGCTGTTGAAAGCAAATTTGGACTTGTAAATTTGAAATGGCAGGGGCCTCAGAATCCAAATATATACTACAAAGTTTACAGAAACGGAGAGCTCGCAGCAGACCGAATCCGCGGCAACAGCTGGTTGGATGATCATTCTTCCGGTTTCAGATATACCCCCTATTACTATTCGGTATGCAGCGTTTATGACGACAGCGGGAACACATCACATATAAGCAGGATATTACCTGCTGGAGATTATTCTGTTAATGTTGAAGCTTCGGAGATGAAAAATACTGGCGGCAATCTTGTAAACGGCCATCATTTCGAAAACTGGGGCAAACCTGAGCACAAGATTGAGTGCGAATTTACTGCCGAATATTCCGGCACACACCGGATTTGTGCAGAATACTCTAACGGGTCATTCCAAATTTATTCCGGCATTACATGTGCTGTGAAAAATATTAAGGTGGTTGAAAAAGATTCTGATTCAGAAAAAGCTGACGAATACCTCATTATGCCGCATACCGAAGATTATGACAGCCATAAATCCGGCTGGGATGTTTACAGAGATTCCACTTTCGTATATGCTGAACTCGAAAAAGGCAAAACTTATAAAGTTCTGATAAGTGAGGATGATTATTCACGTAACATGAGCTATTTTGAACATTATTCACCCTACAAATATTCAGGCGGAGGGGATGAACCATATAATTACACCAACATTTCTCAGTTGAAAGTTCTGCCTTGCGGGGAATAACTATGCGCATCAGCTTATTGATGCTTATTTTCACAATCGCTTATACCTCAGGCGAATCGGCAGGGAAGAACTGGTGGGAGGGAGCAGTGTTTTACGAGGTTTTTGTAAGGAGTTTTTACGATTCCGATGCCGACGGTATCGGGGATATAAAAGGGCTTACTGAAAAACTAAATTATCTCAATGACGGCAAACCTGAAACTAAAGGAGATTTAGGGATTGATGCGCTCTGGCTTATGCCGATTATGCCCTCTCCGAGTTATCATGGATATGATGTTACCGATTACCGAAACATAAACCCAGATTACGGGAACCTGCCGGATTTCCGCAGATTTCTCAAGGAGGCTCACAGTCGCGGCATAAAGGTTATAATTGATTTTGTGCCCAACCACACCTCAAATAAACATCCGTGGTTTAAAAAATCATTGAAAGCCAATCAAAACGCCCAAAACGCCTTCAGAAATTTTTACATCTGGCAGAATGACAATGAAGTTGGAGCAAACTGGCATAAAACTCCTTCCGGCAGCTATTACGGCTTTTTCAGCCCTGTTATGCCGGACTTGAATTATAAAAACAGGGATGTAAGAAAGCAGATTGAAAAGGCAGGGAAATTTTGGATTGAAGATGTTGGTGTAGATGGATTTCGGCTTGATGCTGTTAAATATTTGGTTGAGAATGGCGAGAATATTCAAAACACTAACGGGACTTTGAGAGTGCTGAAAAATCTAAGAAAGGCATGGAAGGGGCTTTCCGAAGATGTTTTTATTATAGGGGAGATATGGGATAATGCTGAAGTTATCCGTGAATATACGATTAAGGACTGCGTTGATATGGGGTTTGAGTTTCCGTTTGCATGGACGTTAATCGAAGGTATTAAAGACTGCCGACCTGACAAAATTGCCCAAAAACTCGAGCGGGCTTGTATTTGCTATCCTGATATGCGTTTTGCGCCGTTTCTTTCAAACCACGACCAGAACAGAATCTTTTCCCAGATAGGCAAAGATGAGGCAAAAATGAAACTTGCCGCTGCTGTTTTGCTTACCTCTCCGGGAACACCATTTTTGTATTATGGCGAAGAGATTGGTATGGCCGGCACTAAACCCGACCCTGAAATAAGAAAGCCCATGCAATGGTCTGCGGGTAAAAACGCAGGTTTCAGCAAAGCTCAGCCGTGGCAGAAACCAAACGAAAACTTCAGACAGTTCAATGTGCAGAGTATGGAGTTTCAAGAGCAGTCTTTGCTGAACTGGTACAAGAAACTAATAAGGCTAAGAAGCCGCAATAAAGCCTTAAGCAGGGGAGATTTTACTCTCCTAGAAGCAGGTTGTGATTCGATATTAGCTTTTCAAAGGAGCTGCAAAGGCGAGATAATCGCAGTGGTACATAACTTTTCTGAAGAGAATGCTGATGTTGATGATCTGATGATCAAAGCTTATGAAACAAACACAGATCTTCGTTTAGAACGCCTTATAGGAAGCCGGCTTGATGCCAAAGAGAGCTCATTAACCATTACCGGCACAGCCAAACCCTGTTCTACAGAAATCTTCAGGATAACTGCCGATTAGCAATTTTCGAAATCT
This window of the Sedimentisphaera salicampi genome carries:
- a CDS encoding alpha-amylase family glycosyl hydrolase: MRISLLMLIFTIAYTSGESAGKNWWEGAVFYEVFVRSFYDSDADGIGDIKGLTEKLNYLNDGKPETKGDLGIDALWLMPIMPSPSYHGYDVTDYRNINPDYGNLPDFRRFLKEAHSRGIKVIIDFVPNHTSNKHPWFKKSLKANQNAQNAFRNFYIWQNDNEVGANWHKTPSGSYYGFFSPVMPDLNYKNRDVRKQIEKAGKFWIEDVGVDGFRLDAVKYLVENGENIQNTNGTLRVLKNLRKAWKGLSEDVFIIGEIWDNAEVIREYTIKDCVDMGFEFPFAWTLIEGIKDCRPDKIAQKLERACICYPDMRFAPFLSNHDQNRIFSQIGKDEAKMKLAAAVLLTSPGTPFLYYGEEIGMAGTKPDPEIRKPMQWSAGKNAGFSKAQPWQKPNENFRQFNVQSMEFQEQSLLNWYKKLIRLRSRNKALSRGDFTLLEAGCDSILAFQRSCKGEIIAVVHNFSEENADVDDLMIKAYETNTDLRLERLIGSRLDAKESSLTITGTAKPCSTEIFRITAD
- a CDS encoding amylo-alpha-1,6-glucosidase — protein: MNKIVVIILAASFCRAGYYTANSYSDARGKVAAEVTETNGQREFNLSTSLSLRDGKNSKLNFTEKAWPKLHSGSKLFDALLAMAYYEAELNSVSSISDNSFNYSSKLQKPYFQTGEKWKYVWTRDLAYSIELSLAGFDRQRCINSLLFKTSRFKQGVKGGFKPQIIQDTGSGGSWPVSTDRVVWALAAEELANNLNGILREDFLDECWPIIKATVEQDRKIIYDESSGLYAGEQSFLDWREQTYPYRTRDNVTLIAQSKSLSTNVLHYNVLKFAAKLAERNDSPLQKKYSDWSESLRKRINEKFYLKDKEHYSSLIIEGDMTFKTCRRDLLGESLAVLCGVADEKIAEKIVENYPTGKFGPPVVWPQDKRVAIYHNHGIWPFVTAYRLKAAKIAQNSKAVNQAVHSLVSQAALNLSNMENYDFASGLAYAESNGIKGPVINSRRQLWSVAGYIGMVQDVIFGFEPGFRSLKINPCVTGWIHSNLFRASNKVQLKGLEYHGRVINITLHLPDKPSSGSWYSVDEIKLNSQKLNSSRVLESQLAKINNFDIKLLPEQSLKDKINNIKNLSGSVIFAPQTPKKVAVESKFGLVNLKWQGPQNPNIYYKVYRNGELAADRIRGNSWLDDHSSGFRYTPYYYSVCSVYDDSGNTSHISRILPAGDYSVNVEASEMKNTGGNLVNGHHFENWGKPEHKIECEFTAEYSGTHRICAEYSNGSFQIYSGITCAVKNIKVVEKDSDSEKADEYLIMPHTEDYDSHKSGWDVYRDSTFVYAELEKGKTYKVLISEDDYSRNMSYFEHYSPYKYSGGGDEPYNYTNISQLKVLPCGE